In Microbulbifer sp. GL-2, the following are encoded in one genomic region:
- a CDS encoding high-potential iron-sulfur protein, which yields MEQKPTISRRKFLKLSSCSLAILPVAIIATDRTRAQVKAKKEAVNYQDTPNNGQKCVDCQLFQPPNACIVVDGDISPEGWCSLFVLKQGNATSD from the coding sequence ATGGAACAGAAACCGACAATTTCCCGTAGAAAATTCCTCAAACTCTCCAGCTGCTCACTGGCGATATTGCCTGTGGCAATTATTGCCACTGATCGTACGAGAGCCCAGGTTAAGGCAAAAAAAGAAGCCGTGAACTATCAGGACACCCCGAATAACGGCCAGAAATGTGTCGACTGTCAATTATTCCAACCTCCCAATGCCTGCATTGTGGTGGACGGGGATATAAGCCCGGAAGGGTGGTGCAGCCTGTTTGTGCTCAAACAAGGCAACGCCACCTCAGATTAA